Proteins co-encoded in one Flavivirga eckloniae genomic window:
- a CDS encoding universal stress protein — MKNILVPVGSSKNALSHLQYAVDFAKAFGAKLFIVQVYNVYTKAGTMIKVDHIIERESKAFMDNLVSKIDTKDVEVVIKTLKGKLVDTLELACKKADIDLILVEPRTNSIRDEVFLGKTSGKIIKQTEIPALIVPEGYTFKPIENILFAIKSAIIKKSDALVPLLSIKNNFKSIVNLLLVKTPYFKEGDFVVESQLLDHVDKITKTKNATTYQGVLEHFQSHNPDMLCVVRRKRGFFVKKWEKNVILKKEFSSSLPVLVLRGLK; from the coding sequence ATGAAGAATATTTTAGTTCCTGTGGGGTCATCCAAAAACGCTTTAAGTCATTTACAATACGCAGTAGATTTTGCCAAGGCTTTTGGTGCGAAATTGTTTATTGTACAGGTATATAATGTTTATACTAAAGCAGGAACTATGATTAAAGTAGACCATATCATTGAACGGGAAAGCAAAGCTTTTATGGATAATTTAGTTTCTAAAATTGATACTAAAGATGTTGAGGTTGTTATAAAGACCTTAAAAGGAAAGTTAGTAGATACACTAGAGCTAGCCTGTAAAAAAGCCGATATTGACTTAATTCTTGTAGAACCTAGAACAAACTCTATTAGGGATGAGGTGTTTTTGGGTAAAACTTCGGGAAAAATTATAAAGCAAACCGAGATACCTGCATTAATTGTTCCTGAAGGATACACATTTAAACCCATTGAAAATATTCTGTTCGCAATTAAATCTGCTATAATAAAAAAGAGCGATGCACTGGTGCCTTTATTAAGCATCAAAAATAATTTCAAGTCTATTGTGAACCTCTTATTGGTTAAAACACCTTACTTTAAAGAAGGTGATTTTGTTGTAGAAAGTCAGCTTTTAGATCATGTAGATAAAATAACCAAGACAAAAAATGCGACTACTTATCAAGGCGTTTTGGAGCATTTTCAATCTCATAACCCAGATATGCTATGCGTAGTTAGGCGCAAAAGAGGATTTTTTGTTAAAAAATGGGAAAAGAACGTTATTTTGAAAAAAGAATTTTCAAGTTCATTACCTGTTTTGGTTTTAAGAGGGTTGAAATAA
- a CDS encoding helix-turn-helix domain-containing protein has translation MHNIIWLIHLCFLPNDITTCVIAPLLFLYIKSLFLKGEHLVKNTLVHFIPALLFAVCITIPTILFNTFQVKALAYTHTDFISKLIRIENLYFLLYIFISLQSLSKYKRLTKFKYSNLSKYDFNWIKMMLVGAFCIMLVDLGFKVYKTFYGHFNWNTDYFSVLTMIILVSYLGYYGVNQSKVLIPDFLLKDNNDGYITPKEKSNVLSDANKEAFETLKNRLETILKTDKPYLDEDLTLGKLSEKLSTTDKKLSTMLNQYMNISFYDLINKHRIEAVIEKMPLDAYKNYNIFGIACECGFKSRTSFNRIFKRETGLSPSDYKATIF, from the coding sequence TTGCATAATATTATATGGTTAATACATCTTTGTTTTCTCCCCAATGATATTACTACATGTGTTATAGCCCCATTATTATTTTTATACATAAAATCACTGTTTTTAAAAGGAGAGCATTTAGTAAAAAACACGTTAGTACATTTCATCCCAGCTCTTCTATTCGCTGTTTGTATTACGATTCCAACCATTTTGTTCAATACATTTCAGGTAAAAGCCCTTGCGTATACACATACAGATTTCATATCTAAACTTATACGAATAGAAAACTTATACTTCTTACTATACATCTTTATTTCATTACAATCGTTATCTAAATATAAACGATTAACAAAATTTAAATATTCAAACCTATCTAAATATGATTTTAATTGGATTAAAATGATGTTAGTTGGGGCATTTTGTATTATGCTTGTCGATTTGGGGTTTAAAGTGTATAAAACTTTTTATGGTCATTTTAACTGGAATACAGACTATTTTTCTGTATTAACAATGATTATTCTAGTTTCTTATTTGGGATATTACGGTGTAAACCAATCTAAAGTGCTTATTCCTGATTTTTTACTTAAAGACAACAACGATGGGTATATTACTCCTAAAGAAAAAAGTAATGTGCTATCTGATGCAAATAAAGAGGCATTCGAAACTCTTAAAAACAGATTGGAAACTATTTTGAAAACAGATAAGCCTTATCTGGATGAAGATTTAACATTAGGTAAATTATCGGAAAAACTCTCTACAACAGATAAAAAGCTCTCTACCATGTTAAATCAATATATGAACATTAGTTTCTATGATTTAATTAATAAACATCGGATAGAAGCAGTTATAGAAAAAATGCCCTTAGATGCTTATAAAAACTATAATATCTTCGGAATTGCATGCGAATGTGGTTTTAAATCCAGAACTAGTTTTAATAGAATATTTAAACGAGAAACTGGTTTATCTCCTTCAGATTATAAGGCGACTATCTTTTAA